A region of Cataglyphis hispanica isolate Lineage 1 chromosome 6, ULB_Chis1_1.0, whole genome shotgun sequence DNA encodes the following proteins:
- the LOC126850552 gene encoding MATH and LRR domain-containing protein PFE0570w-like, with the protein MANINTRRGLGLLPFQPRKSRTLDIHQQVNAATAMKKILLATLLSIVMSENILMENYLTMKPKTVWIRGKQFGNKKIKRAALNEISSEVEEFSNYDDERQFPRISKTRFISDSEKLPSQTIMRPPDLALLPQVKLLPSDKSKLDSVKPSVLISIGIQEGENINDNSQKDCSRIKNHRKQNHRWQIQQPFYVEEPRWINIYPDTGSSEHLNNVDPYILSRGKKIWDTEQAKKTVEDYEDFPNNYPSRNKRSSTKSRDRRSVVMSEKSHNNTFNDNQENQKKEMNYYNFLQDTDLNNTMTKNQNKKSYQIDKMSEDRQSEKDVTSFIHNILIEKYQKNKIENVTERSPYKFKFRKQNQISAIDEKIINFVESIKREDIFNHIKNNSKIAEINQNKKFNNRESFFAINMNKRNKRSILLKNKNFSEVYTKYKKIDTSFEKNIKKNEIDMYEQKNNTDKLNDLDMYNDDIFILASIKNLLDNRTKNLNEKDIDHNKPIERPWKIQYYADGEKLESEEEPRNEKNQPEINNTDIKLTDSQLTNKSDSESSKIKNYFNHRKKRACKNCKIELQLQDEWLKDIEREFQDTTSLNRRNKHSDILKDLSLFKSYIISRGKKASHEYENGIYSTSQSRNIEVTNFDDPEALQGILLMEMSRCNNCDMNHLSNKRSSKDRRGLLDEILTAYDPYYVVRGKRINLDKLLTKIRNQKNASLGGEQ; encoded by the exons ATGGCGAACATAAATACCAGAAGAGGACTCGGCCTTCTGCCATTCCAGCCGAGGAAGTCGCGAACGCTGGATATTCATCAACAGGTGAACGCCGCAACAG CAATGAAGAAGATATTGTTGGCCACTTTATTATCAATAGTAATGTCCGAAAATATTCTA ATGGAGAATTATCTGACAATGAAACCAAAAACAGTATGGATTCGCGGCAAGCAATttgggaataaaaaaataaagcgagCAGCACTGAACGAAATTTCTTCCGAAGTAGAAGAATTCTCAAATTACGACGACGAAAGACAATTTCCTCGAATTTCAAAAACACGGTTTATTAGCGATTCCGAGAAATTGCCCTCGCAAACGATTATGAG GCCGCCTGATTTGGCGCTGCTTCCACAAGTCAAACTTTTACCTTCCGATAAATCAAAACTTGATAGTGTCAAACCATCAGTCTTGATTTCCATTGGCATTCAAGAAGGGGAAAACATCAATGATAATTCGCAAAAAGATTGCTCGAGAATAAAGAATCATCGTAAGCAGAATCATCGTTGGCAGATTCAACAACCGTTTTATGTAGAGGAACCAAGATGGATTAATATCTATCCCGACACAGGTTCATCTGAGCATCTAAATAATGTCGATCCTTACATATTGTcgagaggaaagaaaatttgGGATACAGAACAAGCGAAAAAGACAGTCGAAGATTACGAAGATTTTCCCAACAATTATCCAAGCAGAAACAAAAGATCGTCAACGAAAAGTCGAGACAGGAGATCTGTCGTAATGAGTGAAAAATCTcataataatacattcaaTGACAACCaggaaaatcagaaaaaagaaatgaattattataattttctccaaGATACAgacttaaataatacaatgacaaaaaatcagaataaaaaatcttatcaaattGACAAAATGTCTGAAGATAGACAGAGTGAGAAAGATGTTACaagttttattcataatatcttaatagaaaaatatcaaaaaaataaaatagaaaatgtgaCGGAAAGATCACCATACAAATTCAAGTTTAGAAAGCAAAATCAAATCTCCgctattgatgaaaaaattataaattttgttgaaagcATAAAGCGCGAAGATATAttcaatcatattaaaaacaacAGCAAAATCGcagaaattaatcaaaataaaaaatttaataatcgggAGAGCTTTTTTGCTATTAACAtgaataagagaaataaaagatcaatattattgaaaaataaaaatttctctgaagtatatacaaaatataagaaaatcgaTACgagtttcgaaaaaaatattaagaaaaatgaaatagataTGTACGAGCAGAAGAATAATACTGACAAGCTAAATGATTTAGATATGTACaatgatgatatttttatcttagcTAGCATAAAAAATCTGCTTGACAATAGAACAAAGAacttaaatgaaaaagatatagatCATAACAAACCTATCGAACGCCCAtggaaaattcaatattatgcaGATGGTGAAAAATTGGAAAGCGAGGAGGAACcaagaaatgagaaaaaccagccagaaattaataatactgaCATCAAATTAACAGATTCGCAATTAACAAACAAGTCTGATTCGGAAAGTtccaaaataaagaattatttcaatcatcGGAAAAAGCGTGCTTGCAAGAACTGCAAGATTGAACTGCAGCTTCAGGATGAATGGTTGAAGGATATCGAGAGAGAATTTCAAGACACAACGTCTTTAAACCGAAGAAACAAGCATAGCGATATTCTGAAGGACTTATCGCTGTTTAAGTCTTACATTATTTCCCGAGGTAAGAAAGCATCGCACGAATATGAGAACGGTATCTATTCGACGTCGCAATCACGAAACATTGAAGTGACAAATTTTGACGACCCGGAAGCACTCCAgggaatattattaatggaaATGTCCAGGTGCAATAATTGCGACATGAATCATTTATCGAACAAGCGATCGTCAAAAGATCGACGCGGTTTGCTCGATGAAATCTTAACAGCATATGATCCATACTACGTGGTCAGAGGAAAACGGATAAATCTAGATAAACTTTTGACCAAAATACGAAATCAGAAGAACGCCTCATTAGGTGGAGAACAGTAG